One Anopheles marshallii chromosome 3, idAnoMarsDA_429_01, whole genome shotgun sequence genomic region harbors:
- the LOC128712483 gene encoding ring canal kelch homolog, whose protein sequence is MQQLYHPMAYRNELYDRTAGYDVPRGRPAPNYYQNQPSGGTSNGRYPNLHLDLNRVRYPSGSTSQQQQQRTPRQRSFDDTESYHYYRCQNQSNGIAKYDNLYERVREEPAYQNTGSFAPAANRAAGLFGRFDVIGHGVGRIERHLSSSCGNIDHYSLGGHYAVLGHSHLGTMGHIRLNQTNSSGSNGVAGAANGPHCTNGTTVPQPNPTKDSSSVNVKSFFSCLGGENSQSMNNLNKSSTSNGTAVGGVSATNGNDSTLPVPGSAGSSSAGGGNGGGQGSSIMGGLASAAAVGVNGTGSGSTMGGKSTGAIPKISRKSKQSQQVPPDPVGNVPAPPSLVVGNGLPQSDVSLGTGDPTYSNACGGRVTKPSLQWLLVNKWLPLWVGQTPPDYKFIDFNFMFSRNCDGCASAGGSHGQQQQQQELVRYGTIDQADYIPPAREYPTMTGSYPRVLRNTPQLARLREHEYENVPLNDPPTRGTRGISALQPARARSESPSRSGADPLLRTWAFNFENNTFRPARSPALTTGSSSFTINRDKPRAVRRITDGTFGVRDIQQTDTEKPGPSGLAGKFVGMKQTEPDKEDGRLSSASSSSDSDNFAIESLAAESGGQPEEEEDEDGSTRSADIRPDGGPVGNSTEKEQVGSSSNDTSDSLNYDGPETADRSLSEDEVELAVVCAVNVDGSERPDPTVSE, encoded by the coding sequence ATGCAACAGCTGTATCATCCGATGGCGTATCGTAACGAGCTATATGATCGCACTGCCGGCTATGATGTTCCACGTGGTCGACCAGCTCCAAACTATTACCAGAATCAGCCTTCTGGTGGGACTTCCAATGGACGATATCCCAATCTTCATCTGGACCTAAACCGTGTTCGCTATCCATCAGGGTCCAcctcacagcagcagcaacaacggaCACCACGCCAGCGTAGTTTCGACGACACGGAATCGTACCATTACTATCGATGTCAAAATCAATCCAACGGAATAGCGAAGTACGACAACTTGTACGAGCGCGTAAGAGAGGAACCGGCCTACCAGAATACGGGATCCTTTGCACCGGCTGCCAACCGTGCCGCGGGCCTTTTCGGGCGGTTCGATGTGATTGGGCATGGTGTTGGACGTATCGAGCGCCATTTAAGCTCATCCTGTGGAAACATTGATCACTACAGTCTCGGCGGACATTACGCCGTGCTCGGACACAGCCATCTCGGAACGATGGGTCACATCCGACTTAATCAGACAAACAGCAGCGGATCGAACGGTGTAGCTGGTGCAGCAAACGGTCCGCACTGCACGAATGGTACCACGGTTCCACAACCAAACCCAACCAAGGATTCATCGTCGGTGAATGTGAAGAGTTTCTTCAGCTGTCTCGGTGGAGAGAACTCACAATCGATGAACAATCTGAACAAATCATCCACATCGAATGGAACGGCGGTTGGTGGAGTGTCTGCAACCAATGGAAATGATAGTACATTGCCCGTGCCTGGATCGGCAGGATCATCAAGTGCAGGAGGAGGAAATGGTGGGGGACAAGGTAGTAGCATTATGGGTGGCTTGGCGAGTGCTGCCGCTGTTGGTGTGAATGGTACCGGGTCGGGTAGTACAATGGGAGGCAAATCAACTGGCGCGATACCGAAGATAAGCCgaaaatcgaaacaatcaCAGCAAGTTCCACCGGATCCGGTTGGCAATGTACCGGCGCCACCGTCGCTCGTTGTCGGAAATGGTTTGCCTCAATCTGATGTTTCCCTTGGGACAGGAGATCCAACGTACTCGAATGCATGTGGAGGTCGGGTTACAAAGCCCTCGCTGCAGTGGTTACTGGTGAACAAGTGGCTTCCTCTATGGGTCGGACAAACGCCTCCAGATTACAAGTTCATCGATTTTAACTTCATGTTTTCACGAAACTGTGACGGTTGTGCGTCAGCAGGTGGATCACAtgggcagcaacagcagcagcaagagctcgTACGGTATGGGACGATCGATCAAGCCGATTATATTCCACCGGCCCGGGAGTATCCCACCATGACCGGAAGTTACCCGAGAGTGCTTCGCAATACACCCCAGCTGGCTCGTTTGCGTGAACATGAGTATGAGAATGTACCGCTGAATGATCCGCCCACACGTGGGACACGTGGCATTTCTGCCCTTCAACCAGCGCGAGCCCGCTCGGAAAGTCCCAGTCGTTCTGGAGCTGATCCATTACTGCGTACCTGGGCATTCAATTTCGAAAACAATACTTTCCGTCCAGCGCGTAGTCCGGCGCTAACGACAGGATCCTCCAGTTTTACTATAAACCGTGATAAACCGCGTGCTGTTCGTCGAATTACGGATGGAACGTTCGGCGTACGAGATATACAACAAACAGACACAGAAAAACCCGGACCGAGTGGATTGGCAGGAAAGTTTGTCGGCATGAAGCAGACAGAACCGGACAAAGAGGATGGTCGCCTTTCGTCGGCGTCTTCGTCGTCGGATTCGGATAACTTTGCCATCGAATCGCTTGCCGCGGAATCCGGCGGGCAACCGGAAGAAGAGGAGGATGAGGATGGTAGCACCCGGTCGGCGGATATTCGTCCGGATGGTGGACCTGTGGGCAATTCTACCGAAAAGGAACAGGTCGGTTCCTCCTCGAACGATACATCCGATTCGTTAAACTATGACGGGCCGGAAACTGCCGATCGATCACTTTCGGAGGATGAAGTTGAGCTGGCAGTTGTTTGCGCTGTCAACGTGGACGGGAGCGAACGACCGGACCCGACGGTGTCGGAATAA
- the LOC128716323 gene encoding ring canal kelch homolog yields MLSFIQYTLGIMSSLGNGNNQHNINSNTGSSQNSAAEGTMERGSCILVRYASQNSLDESSQKQLPRSNGKEKTTGAYRNNIHTQRSFEAMNMMREQNLLCDVVLVAEGIEIPAHKMVLASCSPYFYAMFTGFEESRQDRITLQGVDPRALQLLIEYVYRAVVEVTEDNVQILLTAANLLQLTDVRDACCDYLQTQLDPSNCLGIRDFADIHGCIDLLNYAETYIEQHFSEVVQFDEFLNLTSDQVAHLIKSDRLSVPTEEKVYECVITWIQYDVNGRQHHLAELMEHVRLPLLSQDYLVQYVEKEQLMKGDLQCKDYIIEALKYHLLKGEQKTCFKTPRTIPRQPVGLPKVLLVIGGQAPKAIRSVECYDLREEKWYQVAEMPTRRCRAGLAVLGDKVYAVGGFNGSLRVKTVDVYDPILDQWTTSHNMEARRSTLGVAVLNHCIYAVGGFDGSTGLSSAEMFDPKRQEWRLIASMSTRRSSVGVGVVNGLLYAVGGYDGASRQCLASVERYNPSTDTWTQIAEMSARRSGAGVGVLDNILYAVGGHDGPLVRKSVEAYDPATNTWRAVGDMAFCRRNAGVVAHNGMLYVVGGDDGLSNLASVEVYSPETDSWRILPSSMSIGRSYAGVAMIDKPL; encoded by the exons ATGCTATCATTCATACAGTACACACTAGGAATCATGAGCAGTCTCGGCAACGGCAACAATCAgcacaacatcaacagcaacaccggAAGCAGCCAAAACTCGGCAGCAGAAGGCACAATGGAGCGTGGAAG CTGCATCCTCGTACGTTATGCAAGCCAAAATTCACTGGACGAAAGCTCGCAGAAGCAGCTGCCACGGtcaaatgggaaggaaaaaacgaCCGGAGCCTACCGTAACAACATCCACACTCAGCGTTCATTCGAGGCCATGAACATGATGCGAGA GCAAAATCTTCTCTGTGATGTGGTGCTGGTCGCGGAAGGCATTGAAATCCCTGCCCACAAAATGGTGCTCGCATCCTGCAGCCCGTACTTCTATGCGATGTTTACCGGGTTCGAGGAAAGCCGACAGGACCGCATCACACTGCAAGGGGTCGATCCGCGAGCACTGCAGCTACTGATCGAGTACGTGTACCGGGCGGTAGTGGAGGTTACGGAAGATAACGTGCAGATACTGCTGACTGCGGCCAATTTGCTGCAACTGACCGATGTGAGGGATGCGTGCTGTGACTATCTGCAGACCCAGCTCGATCCAAGCAATTGTTTGGGGATACGCGATTTTGCCGACATACACGGGTGCATCGATCTACTGAACTATGCGGAAACATACATTGAGCAACATTTTTC GGAGGTCGTTCAGTTTGACGAGTTTCTAAATCTGACCAGTGATCAAGTGGCTCATCTGATCAAGAGCGATCGTTTATCAGTACCAACAGAGGAGAAG GTCTACGAATGCGTCATCACTTGGATACAGTACGATGTGAATGGACGCCAGCACCATCTGGCAGAGCTTATGGAACACGTACGGTTACCATTACTCTCCCAGGACTATCTCGTCCAGTACGTCGAGAAGGAGCAGCTCATGAAGGGTGACCTTCAGTGCAAAGACTACATTATAGAGGCACTCAAATATCATCTGCTCAAGGGTGAACAGAAAACGTGTTTCAAAACGCCCCGCACCATTCCACGCCAACCCGTTGGATTGCCGAAGGTGTTGCTTGTTATCGGTGGCCAAGCACCGAAAGCTATCCGCTCGGTCGAATGCTACGATCTGCGGGAGGAAAAGTGGTACCAGGTAGCTGAGATGCCCACACGCCGTTGCCGAGCCGGGCTGGCCGTGCTAGGCGACAAGGTGTATGCCGTCGGTGGCTTCAATGGGTCGCTGCGTGTGAAAACGGTCGATGTGTACGATCCGATACTGGACCAGTGGACCACGAGCCACAACATGGAGGCACGTCGATCGACGCTTGGTGTTGCGGTACTTAACCATTGCATTTATGCCGTCGGTGGGTTCGATGGGTCGACAGGCTTAAGCTCGGCGGAGATGTTCGATCCCAAGCGGCAAGAGTGGCGACTGATTGCGTCCATGTCGACGCGCCGCAGTTCGGTAGGAGTCGGTGTAGTGAACGGTCTCCTGTACGCCGTTGGTGGGTATGACGGTGCGTCGCGACAGTGTTTAGCCTCGGTCGAACGGTACAATCCTTCCACGGACACCTGGACACAGATTGCGGAAATGTCTGCCCGACGTAGCGGAGCGGGAGTCGGTGTGCTGGATAACATTCTGTACGCGGTGGGCGGTCACGACGGGCCGTTGGTACGAAAGTCGGTCGAAGCTTACGATCCAGCTACAAACACTTGGCGTGCGGTGGGTGATATGGCATTCTGTCGACGGAACGCTGGAGTTGTCGCACACAACGGCATGCTGTACGTGgtcggtggtgatgatggacTCTCGAATCTTGCATCGGTTGAAGTGTACAGCCCGGAGACTGACAGTTGGCGTATTTTGCCCTCGTCGATGAGCATCGGCCGCAGTTATGCTGGAGTAGCGATGATAGATAAGCCCTTGTGA
- the LOC128716324 gene encoding uncharacterized protein LOC128716324, translating into MSAVETQLQSPIEGSDIVNGNQTATILQLAMAALRLTKATGTDGNSNNGHQQRLRQQITLSEVAYHDCYDDCWIVLYDRVYDVTNFLKLHPGGHDVLVENAGRDATIAFLNVGHSGTAIKSLKQYEIGELPPSECIYRCTGKLTLTNLPD; encoded by the exons ATGTCCGCGGTGGAAACGCAGCTGCAAAGCCCGATCGAGGGAAGCGATATAGTGAATGGTAATCAAACGGCAACCATACTGCAGCTGGCAATGGCCGCGCTACGGTTAACTAAAGCGACCGGTACGGATGGCAACAGTAATAATGGCCACCAGCAGCGACTACGACAACAGATTACGCTCAGTGAGGTGGCTTATCACGATTGCTATGACGATTGCTGGATCGTGCTGTACGATCGTGTATATGATGTTACGAATTTTCTGAAATTG CACCCTGGTGGGCATGATGTGCTGGTGGAGAATGCTGGACGTGATGCTACCATCGCCTTCCTCAATGTTGGACACTCTGGTACGGCGATCAAGTCCCTCAAACAGTACGAAATAGGAGAACTTCCACCGAGCGAATGTATCTACAGGTGTACGGGAAAGCTCACCCTAACGAACCTGCCCGACTAG
- the LOC128715728 gene encoding thioester-containing protein 1 allele R1-like, whose translation MRHSTKDPARILWPSLTSSSVLLVCLVLSAVFVTGSQGDGHYSIVGAKLLRPNSEYHVAVTNQDVGEPIRFSLAITDANSVIEKQEITLNTGETRLVPFAIGDIPESSYKLVAEGLSGLTFKNETDLEYQQKSFSVFVQTDKSIYKPGDTVRFRVLVLDPNTKPLPKADSISVHINDAKANRIKQWKEGKLVKGVFESELTLSTAPVLGAWTINVEVLGTKHNKVFEVDEYVLPKFEVTVESPGITTFKDGKVKAIIRSKYTYGKPVKGEATVSASPEFQFHYVQPFAKDVITRKVVPIDGKGSVEFDLREELRLEGDYSRNIVIEAVVEEELTGRKQNASAKVMIYDRRYKMELVKSDDNFKPGLPYTAWLKVTYQDGTPVQDQANQVEVKQSTYESTQFVRNYTLDQNGMAKLEINTDVNSTYINMVGVYLGQEFYLSGISKADSDVDSYIRARVLTEMPLVGKDVLVEVTATTPMKFFTYQLLGRGDVLLSNTVAVPETKTHTFKFPATFAMVPRAKLIVYFIAANGDMVSDSKVITFDSELQNFMKVGLSKDQTKPGQDVEISISTNPDSYVGLLGVDQSVLLLKSGNDITKEQVFSELEKYEERSYGYYRRKKRFAWNPRSEHQDFNTVGAFVLSNANDPPPNNTLPEVPIYKFHRAPNGTVLYTTIEKQRSIPQKQQHVLKTNTRPPLAGPFAFSRIPRPHRDIPRIFLAQEIQNTWLFENAYSGFSGEKTLQKKVPDTITSWIITGFSVNPVYGLGLTQQPRKLKVFLPFFVSTNLPYSVKRGEVVAIPIVVFNYMEEDQTAEVILHNDEQEFEFADVENEVVESSKVELFRQKRLDIASNTGKSVSFMVKPKKLGHITIKVTAKTKIAGDAVERQLLVEPEGLPQFINKAAFVDLRAVPEVTKTFEVEIPKNAVPDSTRIEVAVIGDVMGSTIQNLDSLIRMPYGCGEQNMLNFVPNIVVLDYLKATNKLTANIEAKAKKFMEAGYQRELSYKHTDGSFSAFGENDKSGSTWLTAFVARSFKQASNHITIDEKVIDKSLEWLSDHQAPNGSFPEVGVVSHKDMQGGSGSGVALTAYTLIAFLENINLVDKYKNTINKAIDYVYRNTESLDDTYALALAAYALQLADHSSKGLILSKLDTKATTDSDSKWWHKPIPETEQKNPWYGRPNSVNVEMSAYGMLAFLEAGLDTDALPIMKWLIGQRNDKGGFQSTQDTVVGLQALAKLAAKITSPNNDVTITAKINENQEKRMTVNAENGMILQKFELPSAARNIEIKATGSGFAVVQLSYKYNMNVTGEWPRFVLDPQVNANTNQDHLHLSVCASFVPSAGQNVSNMAVMEVSFPSGFTADSDTLPSLENMPFIKKVETKDGDTTVVLYFDSLDQRELCPTISAFRTHKVAKQKPAPVVIYDYYDNSRIARQFYEGPKASMCDICEKEDCSEACTIRSQKQRSSDSPSRQPANGGTEASSSQTLTVSFFTFLLTSMLVTMFH comes from the exons ATGCGACATTCAACGAAGGATCCGGCGAGGATCCTGTGGCCGTCGTTGACGTCCTCGTCGGTGCTGCTAGTGTGCCTGGTGCTGAGTGCAGTGTTCGTAACCGGTTCGCAGGGCGATGG CCACTATTCGATCGTTGGAGCAAAGCTGTTGCGCCCGAACTCGGAATACCACGTGGCGGTAACGAATCAGGACGTGGGTGAACCGATCCGCTTCAGCCTCGCCATTACGGATGCAAACAGCGTGATCGAAAAGCAGGAGATTACACTAAACACCGGTGAAACACGGCTAGTTCCGTTTGCG ATTGGTGATATTCCGGAATCGTCCTACAAACTGGTGGCCGAAGGGTTATCAGGTCTAACCTTCAAGAACGAGACCGATTTAGAGTATCAGCAGAAGAGCTTCTCGGTGTTTGTGCAAACGGACAAATCTATCTACAAGCCGGGTGATACGGTGCGGTTCCGTGTGCTGGTGCTGGACCCAAACACCAAGCCGCTCCCGAAGGCGGACAGCATCAGTGTGCACATTAACGATGCAAAGGCGAACCGCATCAAGCAATGGAAGGAAGGGAAGCTGGTGAAGGGAGTGTTCGAATCGGAGCTGACACTCTCGACCGCGCCGGTGCTCGGCGCTTGGACCATCAACGTGGAAGTGTTGGGAACG aaacacaacaaagtGTTCGAGGTGGATGAGTATGTGTTGCCGAAATTTGAGGTAACGGTAGAATCGCCTGGCATAACGACGTTCAAAGATGGCAAGGTGAAGGCTATCATACGATCGAAGTACACCTACGGTAAACCGGTGAAGGGTGAGGCGACAGTATCGGCCAGTCCCGAGTTCCAGTTTCACTATGTGCAACCGTTCGCCAAGGATGTGATCACCCGCAAGGTGGTTCCGATTGACGGCAAGGGTTCGGTGGAGTTTGACCTACGAGAGGAACTACGGCTAGAGGGTGATTACTCACGGAACATCGTTATTGAGGCGGTAGTCGAGGAGGAACTGACCGGAAGGAAACAGAACGCTTCCGCCAAGGTGATGATCTACGATCGACGGTACAAGATGGAGCTGGTTAAGTCGGATGATAACTTCAAACCAGGACTACCCTACACCGCCTGGTTGAAGGTTACGTATCAGGATGGAACACCGGTACAGGATCAGGCTAACCAGGTCGAAGTAAAACAGTCCACCTACGAAAGTACGCAGTTCGTGAGGAACTACACGTTGGATCAGAACGGTATGGCGAAGCTGGAGATCAACACCGATGTGAACAGTACGTACATCAACATGGTTGGTGTGTATCTGGGCCAAGAGTTCTACCTGAGTGGTATCTCCAAAGCCGATTCCGACGTTGACTCTTACATCCGTGCGAGAGTTCTAACCGAGATGCCGCTCGTCGGTAAGGATGTTTTGGTGGAGGTGACCGCTACTACTCCCATGAAGTTCTTTACCTACCAGCTGCTGGGACGTGGGGATGTGTTGCTCAGTAATACGGTAGCAGTACCGGAAACCAAAACTCATACGTTCAAATTCCCTGCCACCTTCGCTATGGTGCCGAGAGCGAAGTTGATCGTGTACTTCATCGCCGCCAATGGTGATATGGTGAGCGATAGTAAGGTGATCACGTTCGATAGTGAGCTGCAGAACTTC ATGAAGGTAGGCCTCTCGAAGGATCAGACAAAACCGGGCCAGGATGTGGAAATTAGCATTAGCACCAATCCTGATTCGTACGTCGGACTGCTGGGTGTCGATCAGAGCGTACTGCTACTGAAGAGCGGCAATGACATCACAAAGGAGCAGGTGTTTAGTGAGCTGGAAAAGTATGAGGAGCGGTCGTACGGATATTATCGCAGGAAGAAGCGTTTCGCGTGGAACCCGCGTTCCGAGCATCAAGACTTCAAT ACTGTCGGTGCATTCGTGCTATCCAACGCCAATGATCCTCCCC CAAATAACACATTGCCTGAGGTACCGATTTATAAGTTCCACCGCGCCCCGAACGGTACCGTGCTGTACACGACGATCGAAAAGCAACGATCGATACCGCAGAAGCAACAACACGTGCTGAAAACCAATACGCGGCCACCGTTGGCTGGCCCATTCGCGTTCAGCCGCATACCGCGGCCACACCGTGACATACCACGCATATTCCTCGCGCAGGAAATTCAAAACACTTGGCTTTTTGAGAATGCCTACTCCGG CTTCAGCGGAGAAAAGACGCTCCAGAAGAAGGTTCCCGATACGATTACGTCGTGGATTATTACCGGTTTCTCGGTGAACCCGGTGTACGGACTTGGTCTTACTCAGCAACCACGCAAACTGAAGGTGTTCTTGCCATTCTTTGTCTCCACCAATCTCCCGTACTCGGTGAAGCGTGGTGAAGTGGTAGCCATACCGATCGTGGTATTCAACTACATGGAAGAAGATCAGACAGCTGAAGTCATACTGCATAACGACGAGCAAGAGTTTGAGTTTGCCGACGTGGAGAATGAAGTCGTTGAGTCGTCCA AAGTGGAACTGTTCCGCCAGAAGCGTCTGGATATTGCATCCAACACGGGCAAATCGGTATCCTTCATGGTGAAACCTAAAAAGCTCGGACACATTACGATCAAGGTGACGGCGAAAACGAAGATCGCGGGTGACGCCGTGGAGCGCCAGTTGCTAGTTGAACCGGAGGGACTGCCACAGTTCATCAACAAAGCTGCCTTTGTTGATTTGCGTGCAGTACCGGAGGTGACGAAGACTTTCGAGGTGGAGATTCCGAAGAATGCTGTACCGGACTCGACCCGCATTGAGGTGGCGGTCATTGGTGATGTGATGGGTTCAACCATTCAGAACCTGGACTCACTGATCCGGATGCCGTACGGGTGCGGTGAGCAGAACATGCTCAACTTTGTGCCAAACATTGTCGTACTGGATTACCTGAAGGCCACCAACAAACTGACGGCCAACATCGAAGCAAAGGCGAAGAAGTTCATGGAGGCGGGTTATCAGCGCGAGCTAAGCTACAAACATACGGATGGATCGTTCAGCGCTTTTGGTGAGAATGATAAGAGTGGTAGCACCTGGCTGACGGCTTTCGTGGCTAGATCGTTCAAGCAGGCGTCCAACCACATTACCATCGATGAGAAGGTTATCGACAAATCGCTCGAGTGGTTGAGCGATCATCAGGCACCGAACGGTAGCTTCCCGGAGGTTGGCGTCGTTTCGCACAAAGATATGCAGGGCGGGTCCGGTTCGGGTGTTGCACTAACGGCGTACACGCTTATTGCATTCCTGGAAAACATCAATCTGGTGGATAAGTACAAAAACACGATCAATAAGGCGATCGACTATGTGTACCGCAACACGGAATCGCTGGACGATACGTACGCACTAGCGTTGGCAGCGTACGCCCTACAGTTGGCTGATCACTCGTCGAAGGGTTTGATTCTGAGCAAGTTGGACACGAAGGCGACCACCGACAGTGACTCGAAATGGTGGCACAAACCGATCCCGGAGACGGAACAGAAGAACCCATGGTACGGTCGGCCCAACTCGGTGAACGTTGAAATGAGTGCGTACGGTATGTTGGCTTTCTTGGAGGCCGGTCTCGATACGGATGCGCTCCCGATTATGAAGTGGCTGATCGGACAGCGTAATGACAAGGGTGGATTCCAGTCCACGCAGGACACGGTCGTGGGATTGCAGGCACTTGCAAAACTGGCAGCCAAAATCACTTCACCGAACAACGATGTCACGATCACGGCAAAGATTAACGAAAACCAGGAAAAGCGCATGACGGTCAATGCCGAGAATGGTATGATTTTGCAGAAGTTTGAGCTACCATCGGCCGCACGCAACATCGAGATCAAGGCTACGGGCAGTGGATTCGCGGTGGTACAGCTGTCGTACAAGTACAACATGAACGTAACGGGCGAGTGGCCACGGTTTGTGCTTGATCCGCAGGTGAATGCGAACACCAACCAGGACCACCTACATTTGTCCGTATGTGCCAGTTTCGTACCATCCGCTGGCCAGAACGTTTCCAATATGGCCGTCATGGAGGTGAGCTTCCCGAGTGGCTTCACGGCTGATTCGGATACACTACCGTCGCTGGAAAACATGCCTTTCATTAAG AAAGTGGAAACTAAAGATGGTGATACCACGGTTGTGCTGTACTTCGATAGTTTGGATCAGCGGGAACTCTGCCCAACGATCTCTGCCTTCCGTACGCACAAGGTCGCGAAGCAGAAGCCGGCTCCAGTTGTAATCTACGATTACTACGATAACT CTCGCATCGCACGTCAATTCTACGAAGGACCGAAGGCTTCCATGTGTGACATATGTGAGAAGGAGGACTGCAGCGAGGCGTGCACCATTCGGTCCCAGAAGCAACGGTCGTCGGACAGTCCCAGTCGTCAGCCAGCCAATGGCGGAACAGAAGCGAGTAGCAGCCAAACGCTGACGGTCAGTTTCTTCACTTTCCTGCTCACATCGATGCTAGTGACCATGTTTCACTAA